The following are encoded in a window of Ranitomeya variabilis isolate aRanVar5 chromosome 8, aRanVar5.hap1, whole genome shotgun sequence genomic DNA:
- the CIMIP4 gene encoding ciliary microtubule inner protein 4 has product MEAKSSVIKCDPSLLPSRSAPSHTVHHHKKKLQMSSANSFHVNQQTTSSQHGNLGNRSNTSPAHKTNCQELIRNLVPANIRHKYGNHVVDQLISPEQVRSSLSKARTQCHQDYYIPRLKMETCFMEDYPHKIYYELGHCLRSNLFPGAPIKQNSLVHDCYTAEVNEKGRLEKNNNHHWHGRKTDELANWSAMLLKTEAIAKILQNQPKPTCTFLLPTRTNVPKDVPPPPPPVQPPKKPRKQRHQAEVQPPPVSPPKEEDDFWDFYDKSI; this is encoded by the exons TCATCAAGTGTGACCCATCTTTACTTCCCTCAAGATCCGCACCCTCTCACACAGTCCATCATCATAAGAAGAAGCTTCAAATGAGTTCAGCAAATTCGTTCCATGTGAACCAACAGACTACAAGCAGCCAACATGGAAATTTAGGTAATCGAAGTAATACATCTCCAGCACATAAAACAAATTGTCAAGAACTTATCAGGAACCTGGTCCCAGCTAACATCAGACATAAGTATGGCAACCATGTGGTTGACCAACTCATCTCTCCAGAGCAG GTAAGAAGCTCTCTGAGTAAGGCGAGAACACAGTGCCACCAAGACTACTACATACCCAGACTGAAAATGGAGACCTGTTTCATGGAGGATTATCCACACAAGATCTACTATGAGCTGGGACATTGTCTCCGTAGTAATCTATTTCCAG GGGCGCCTATAAAACAGAACAGCTTGGTGCATGACTGCTATACCGCAGAAGTGAATGAAAAGGGAAGGCTGGAAAAAAACAATAATCATCACTGGCACGGAAGGAAAACCGATGAGTTAG CCAATTGGTCTGCAATGTTACTGAAAACTGAAGCCATAGCCAAGATCCTGCAAAATCAGCCTAAACCAACCTGTACCTTCTTACTCCCCACTCGGACTAACGTTCCTAAAGAcgttcctcctccaccaccaccagtgCAACCACCAAAGAAGCCAAGAAAACAGAGGCACCAGGCTGAGGTGCAGCCTCCTCCAGTCTCACCACCCAAAGAAGAAGATGACTTTTGGGACTTCTATGATAAATCCATTTAG